The following nucleotide sequence is from Osmia lignaria lignaria isolate PbOS001 chromosome 16, iyOsmLign1, whole genome shotgun sequence.
TTTAATGACATTTAGTTGTATAACTAATAACAGGGCATTATATTATTCTCAATTTATAAGAAAGTTTAAAAGTTTCACAAATTTTGCTATTAAATACCATATTAtgttttgaaatttgtttattagTTTCTTGTTTTGAAAGAATAAGTAATAAAAATGCTGCAATAAACCTTGATTTAATGTGTATTTCCTTCCGGTTTAATTTCAACGGATAAATGAACTTTTCATGTACGTAAGGAATGTGTTtaactaataataaatttgttattaCTGACTGATTATATTGTTCttcgataataaataatacctttgaaattttttaaatacagaatTTGTATAATTGATACATGTATTTACAGTATCGAGTAAGATAGGCTATTCTCAGGAAAATGATATTGCAGGAGAAAGCAAGAATTCtcgaaatcttaattttaacgatattaatattaaaagctaCGAACAAATTAAGTACTTACTTACTCACAGTagtgcgtcgcgtcgcgtcgcgtcggttcgtaaCCGACTTTTACAGCTGCGCATGCGCGttatgcgcgctctgattgctcggtgtttttcattaataattcaaataataagCCTTCGCGAGCATTttgttaaagaaaaaagttgttcgAAAGCCACCATTTCATCAAAGGATGCCCACCTGTAACCGTACGCCCTGTATATGGGACCCTATCCTATAAGGGGTCGGTCGAAAACCCGCCATTTTTTCTGCGGAAGCCTATCCTATTCGGTACTATACTTCCGGTAGTTCGTTATGGAATCTCAAGAAGTGAGATTCGTTGTGTAAGCAGTGTTTAGTGAATAATTACTTATATTTGCATGAATTCATTTCACGTAGTTTCCATTTATTGCATGTAAttgtattttctattatttaatcATTCCATAATCGTTTAATTATTCCACAATCGTTTTTAAGTATTTCTATAACCTatgattgtattgtttaatcgGTACTTTTATTACTTTAATCGGGTCTTTATTACTTGATGATgtaatttattatctttttcATGTTGTTTTGGAAAAAAATATGTTTGTTTCTTTTGCAGATACTTGATTCATATTAATTTAACAATAGCGATATGAGTGCTGCTTTAAGTTCAAGAGCTGAACAGTATTTCTACAGTATAAATCCTTTGGCTCAAAGAATTGGAGAAGATATAACAGCAACAAAGGAAGCCTACGAGGGTCTGTGGAATGCATTAAGTATAGCAGAACAAAATCAAGCAATCAATGAAACTATAATTCAACCAGAGGTTGCCTTGAAATATGCTTTAAAAAAAGCTGAACTTAATAAAGAAATACCAGAATGGTATCCAAAGTTAAGAATTCAGACTGGAATGAAATATGTCATCGACGAGACTGGTTCTGTAAGTATACTATTAAATCTATACTGTTtaacattttaatgaattaaatgtaattttgtCTAGTTTTTTTGTCTCTAAACATGTGACAAAtctcaaaaataaatttaattaattgtacattgaataatgaaggattaaattatttcttatataaaagTAATAGTATAAGTATTTTAgttagaaaaattcatttcaatgtGATATTATAGACATTACGATGGAGAGATGAACATTCAGCTCCATTTTCATTCATGACTCAATCACAAATGAATCTCAGTGTAATAGATTCAACTGAAGATGTAAAGTCTAAATTGATAAGAGCTCAGTTTGGGGAATCATCGCGTTTCTCAAGTCCAGCCAAATCACAGAGAAACAACTCGAATTCCCTTAATGACAATTATACTTTGCCCCTTGGAGTTAGTTGCTTTCAATCTGATTGTTTCCCCAATGGTATTTTTGGGGATGAACAGTGTAGTGGCTTGTTAGAGGGGAATATTGAGAATGATCATTCTGAGAGCATATTtactaaattaatgaataaaacatcgttattaaaattacaaaataatctaGCAGATGATATGGAGAGTTTAGTTAGAGAAAGAGATTCAGATACTGATAAAAGTCAGTCAAATACGTTAGTAGTGATGTCGCGTACGAAATCGAGTGATATTAACGAATCGACCGCATTGTTAGAGACACCTAGCTCTTATAATAGCTTTCAGTCTTCTCAGTTGAAtcaggaggaagaagaagagagaactATACCAAAGACTGGTTTCGAATTTCTTGATAATTGGTAGATTAGCtaactatatttatatttatatttatattatagtaTTTCATTAACATACATTTGTACAATTTTAGTTCCTAaactattattatcatattgaTACAGATCAATATTGCTTTAGAAGACACAGCTTTTAGTATTTCTATAATGCAATTTATgatctcaaattatatttctataAGATAATCCTGATGTGGTTATAGAAAAAGTTAAACCATGGATAAAATGTATGCATATCGAATGtaaaaagatttttatattttatacaggaTCCGGTCGAATAACATGTAAAAGCGGACACCACGTGATTCTTTTctgaaaaaataagaaaaaaataaaataaatatagagaataacatttttctgtatttgtttattattattattattattatttatttattatttttttttcgtaaAGAATCACGCGGTGTCCTGTTTTACATGTTATTCGGTCGGACCATGTATATGTAACATACAATATgtataatatgaattatttgTTTCTATAATGTATACATAGATACATTAATCAGAGAATTtgtttttataaacatttaatattttgatagtcgttttatatttatattcttattttaaagAACTTTTACAGCTAGAATGTGTCCTCCCAACGTAATCGTTTACTGTTGTTATTCAGAGTATGAAAAGACTGAATAGgctattttatttgattttttaactatatgtacattgtattTTTAAAGCAAAGGGTAGCAACATTTATTACATGACTTATAtcgatcgaataattaaaaatattgtataatcTACATAGGATAATTATAATAACTTTTTTGGTTCattataattttagtatgtAGTTTGGAATAATTTTAGTAACGATCATCTgctgtttcataaaaatattatatacatatgttagtGTGCTACGGGTCGTGCTTGtgtgtttaataacaattaaagtATGTCCagttattttgattaaaaatatacatGTAAATTATACAGTATTGAAGcatttattatcatatttaaaaatacattacTTCATGgattatataataattgatcTTTTCAATGAATTGCCCTTACAAGGTTCGTATCTCCTTGAATGACTATCCTGAAGTCCAGTTTCTATGTCGTCCAAAAACCTGAGAGCCAGACTAAAGGAAAAGGTATATATTATGCGATATCCCGCAATTTCTTGTTcacattgaaatattttagtaACTTATACCTTCCGTTCTAGGAGATTgaataaaagtaatattttcatctccagCCCCGATTTGTCCAACTTTGGAATTATTATAGTaaccaaaaatatttttactccCTTGAGCGATGCAATAAAATTCTTCTAGATCGGTTGTCCTCGTTAGTTTAGCCTCTGATTCTTTTTCGAAGGGTGACACCAGTATCAGACGCCTTTTCGATGACGTTCGCACTGAAACTACAATGATTCTTTCACGATACTTCTTAGAGAAATAATAATACTTAAAAATATGCTTGCATATTTACCGTGTTTACCGGTTTTATCACCTGATGCACCCTTACATGTGTTTTTCGATTCATAAGAAATTTTTTCGGACATGGCGGTAAAACTTTTCGAGAGGACAGTCGATCGGGGGCTCGTATCGTACAAGGGTCGTCCAGAATTGACCGGTTCCCTTTTAGTTTCCGTTCGCGCAACATTATCTTGACTTTGCAAAAAAGAATCTAAGAAACAGTCCGTAATTGTTCGTCAATTAATTCTACAGAATCATCATCTTTATACACCCAGGGTGTTTCAAAAACATCAAAATGTACATCTTTTTTGAAACATCCTTTATGtttagagagaaaaaaaaaaaaaaaaattgataacctctttcctctttttcctcaGCGTTCAAAGGACTACACCTTCCAAAACCAGAACACCTTTGTCCGTCAAAGCAACTGGCATCCTTCACGTTTCTCGTCGAGTCCTCATTGATTTGTTTACTATCCATCGAGTCATCGTCTTGTACGTTACCACAACATCGGTATTGTTCCAACGCTTGACGTTCGAGTTCCTACAACGAAATCGTCCTCAAACTATCCAGTATTTCTCTTTTCGTATTCGTTCTCGTTTGCGTTTTCGTTTGTATGGATATGCGTGCGTGTGCGTGTATGTATGGACAAGAGGAGGATGAAGTTGGATAAAGTGGCATCAACGAAGATCAAGTTGGACAAGATGCATCGAGGAAGGTGAATAGTTTCAAGGTAAGTCAAATAGAATACAATATTATACGTACTTGATATTTAAGCGCCAAAGATTCTTCCGAGCTTCTGTACTGTTCCATTGCTTGTTTCTCTAATTCGTCGTA
It contains:
- the LOC117601109 gene encoding uncharacterized protein LOC117601109; this encodes MSAALSSRAEQYFYSINPLAQRIGEDITATKEAYEGLWNALSIAEQNQAINETIIQPEVALKYALKKAELNKEIPEWYPKLRIQTGMKYVIDETGSTLRWRDEHSAPFSFMTQSQMNLSVIDSTEDVKSKLIRAQFGESSRFSSPAKSQRNNSNSLNDNYTLPLGVSCFQSDCFPNGIFGDEQCSGLLEGNIENDHSESIFTKLMNKTSLLKLQNNLADDMESLVRERDSDTDKSQSNTLVVMSRTKSSDINESTALLETPSSYNSFQSSQLNQEEEEERTIPKTGFEFLDNW